A region from the Rufibacter sp. DG15C genome encodes:
- a CDS encoding GSCFA domain-containing protein translates to MQFRTELSVSQSPTPISLGHGILTLGSCFAEVIGQRLLGHKAKVLVNPFGTIFNPLSAHSLLRRIITQNVEGLQGGLLERQGQWFHYDFHSSFTSSQPEALLQLLEKAISDAHAFLQDTQHLLLTWGTAFVYERQDTGQSVSNCHKVPQKQFNKRLLSVTEITQDLQETLDLLYSHFPAMQVVLTVSPVRHLKDTLELNSVSKSTLRLASHILQEQNTQVSYFPAHELLLDDLRDYRFYSSDLLHPSTMAEEYIWDKFAAAYLAEDFTQFLQVWQQVQRDLAHRPFSPESASHQKFLHQLLTKLQSISSQVDVQKEIASVKSQLI, encoded by the coding sequence ATGCAGTTCAGGACAGAACTTTCCGTCTCTCAAAGCCCCACTCCTATCTCTCTGGGGCATGGCATACTTACGCTGGGCTCCTGTTTTGCCGAAGTGATTGGTCAAAGGCTTCTTGGTCATAAGGCCAAGGTATTAGTGAACCCATTCGGGACAATCTTCAACCCGTTGTCTGCCCATAGCTTACTAAGAAGGATCATCACCCAGAATGTAGAAGGTTTACAAGGAGGGTTGTTGGAGCGCCAAGGGCAATGGTTTCACTATGATTTCCACTCCTCCTTTACCTCAAGCCAGCCAGAGGCATTACTCCAGCTATTAGAGAAGGCCATTAGTGACGCGCATGCTTTTTTACAGGACACCCAGCACCTGCTGCTCACGTGGGGCACCGCTTTTGTGTATGAACGGCAAGACACAGGGCAATCTGTGTCTAACTGTCACAAAGTGCCGCAAAAGCAATTCAACAAAAGGCTCTTGTCTGTAACAGAGATCACGCAAGACCTACAGGAAACCTTAGATTTGTTGTATTCCCATTTTCCTGCCATGCAGGTGGTTCTGACGGTTAGCCCGGTCAGACATCTCAAAGACACCCTGGAACTGAACAGCGTGAGTAAGAGCACGCTTCGGTTGGCTAGCCATATACTCCAAGAGCAAAACACCCAAGTCTCTTATTTCCCGGCGCATGAATTACTGTTAGATGATTTAAGGGATTACAGGTTCTACAGCTCAGATTTGCTGCACCCGTCCACCATGGCCGAAGAATATATCTGGGACAAGTTTGCGGCAGCTTATCTAGCTGAGGACTTCACTCAATTCTTGCAGGTATGGCAACAGGTCCAGCGGGACTTGGCCCACCGCCCTTTTTCACCGGAAAGCGCTAGTCACCAGAAATTTCTGCACCAATTGCTAACAAAGTTACAGTCTATCTCTTCACAGGTAGATGTGCAAAAAGAAATAGCATCTGTCAAAAGCCAGTTAATATAA
- the priA gene encoding primosomal protein N' — protein sequence MTPELEFQVPIDDVPERVTLFVDVILPLPLPKLYTYRIPYQMNDEVLVGARVLVQFGSKRVLSCVVARIHEQPPAEYQAKYLLEVIDEKPVVTEPQLKLFMWMADYYLCTLGEVINAALPSALKLSSESKIQLHPNFKEETNEWPLSTHEANIIFALKQKPHLTFTEVSILLQLTSFHKIIKSLLLKEIIIIFEEIAEKYAPKVVKKIRLSPAFTTDEATLEELFNQLAAKPKQLDVLLKYIQLVPLLQDLSLNEAGLEKNLITSNPHLSLSAINTLIKNGVLEQFDTVVSRFPMLERGPYVMPELSSAQAAARDSVLEYFGDKDTVLLHGITGSGKTEIYIDLIQKAVEAGGQVLYLLPEIALTAQIVTRLKRVFGDRLGVYHSKFSDNERVEVWNGILSGRFQVVIGVRSSVFLPFHGLSLIIVDEEHEPSYKQHEPAPRYNAREVALIMAQYHGAKTLLGSATPSIESYYHSLSGRWGLVTLSERFGEATLPQIELVDVRQEGLKKNMLSHFSQKLVHAIEDTLHKKEQVILFQNRRGYAPFIDCNECAWIPKCRNCAVSLSYHKFSNELRCHYCGYTERKPNDCPACGSTMLKTVGFGTEKIEDELKLLLPQARIQRMDLDTTKKKNSHQQIIEDFENLRTDVLVGTQMVTKGLDFEHVSLVGILSADSIIHFPDFRAHERAFQLFVQVSGRAGRKGKAGKVLIQTANPNQPIFQKVMENDYMGLYTQEIAERQKFRYPPFVRMIMLTIKHPEARPAENAAIALAKELTDRLGPKSVLGPEAPHIFKIRNQFLQEIHIKLDRDSGNLKVTKQQIQEAVFQVVQNKEFKNTRVVIDVDPA from the coding sequence TTGACCCCAGAACTAGAATTTCAAGTACCTATAGATGACGTCCCTGAACGGGTTACCCTGTTCGTGGACGTCATTTTGCCTTTGCCCCTGCCCAAGCTTTACACCTACCGCATCCCCTACCAGATGAACGACGAGGTCTTGGTGGGCGCACGGGTGTTGGTGCAGTTTGGGTCTAAGCGGGTATTGAGTTGCGTGGTGGCCCGCATTCATGAACAACCACCCGCTGAGTACCAGGCCAAGTACCTGCTGGAAGTCATTGATGAGAAGCCCGTGGTCACAGAGCCCCAGCTCAAGCTGTTCATGTGGATGGCCGACTATTACCTCTGCACTTTGGGGGAGGTCATCAATGCGGCCTTGCCCTCGGCGTTGAAGCTAAGCAGTGAGTCCAAGATTCAACTACACCCCAATTTCAAGGAAGAGACCAACGAGTGGCCGCTGTCTACTCATGAGGCCAACATTATCTTTGCCCTAAAGCAGAAGCCGCACCTCACCTTCACAGAGGTGAGTATCCTGTTGCAGCTCACCAGCTTCCATAAAATCATCAAGTCACTCCTGCTCAAGGAGATCATCATCATCTTTGAGGAGATAGCCGAAAAGTATGCGCCCAAGGTAGTCAAGAAAATAAGGCTATCGCCAGCATTCACCACAGATGAGGCCACGCTAGAGGAACTCTTCAACCAACTGGCCGCCAAGCCCAAGCAACTGGACGTGCTGTTAAAGTACATCCAACTGGTGCCGCTTTTGCAGGACTTGAGTCTGAACGAAGCGGGCCTTGAGAAAAACCTCATCACTTCCAATCCGCACCTGTCCCTCTCGGCCATCAATACGCTGATCAAAAACGGTGTGCTGGAGCAGTTTGATACCGTGGTGAGCCGGTTCCCGATGCTGGAGCGTGGGCCTTACGTCATGCCCGAGCTTTCCTCTGCGCAAGCCGCGGCTAGAGATTCAGTATTGGAGTATTTCGGGGACAAGGACACGGTTTTGTTGCATGGCATCACAGGCAGTGGCAAGACTGAGATTTACATTGACCTTATCCAGAAAGCCGTAGAGGCCGGTGGCCAGGTCTTGTACCTGTTACCCGAGATTGCCTTGACCGCCCAGATTGTAACCCGGCTTAAGCGCGTGTTTGGCGACAGGTTGGGCGTGTACCATTCCAAGTTCTCAGACAATGAGCGCGTGGAGGTTTGGAACGGGATTCTGTCGGGGCGCTTTCAGGTGGTGATTGGCGTGAGGTCTTCGGTGTTCCTGCCGTTCCATGGGCTGTCCCTGATTATTGTGGATGAGGAGCATGAGCCTTCTTACAAACAGCATGAGCCGGCGCCCCGTTACAACGCCCGTGAGGTGGCCTTGATCATGGCGCAGTATCACGGCGCTAAAACGCTGTTGGGTTCGGCCACGCCGTCCATAGAGAGCTACTACCATAGCCTGAGCGGCCGCTGGGGGCTGGTGACCTTGTCAGAGCGTTTCGGGGAGGCGACGTTGCCGCAGATTGAGCTGGTGGACGTGCGCCAAGAAGGCCTGAAGAAGAACATGCTCAGCCATTTCTCCCAGAAGCTGGTCCATGCCATTGAAGACACCTTGCACAAGAAAGAGCAGGTCATCCTGTTCCAGAACCGAAGAGGCTACGCCCCTTTCATAGATTGCAACGAGTGCGCCTGGATTCCCAAGTGCCGGAACTGCGCCGTGAGTCTTTCTTACCACAAGTTCTCCAATGAGCTGCGGTGCCATTATTGCGGCTACACAGAACGCAAACCCAACGACTGCCCGGCCTGCGGCTCTACTATGCTGAAGACAGTAGGTTTTGGGACGGAGAAGATTGAGGACGAACTGAAGCTGTTGCTTCCCCAGGCCCGCATCCAGCGCATGGACCTGGACACCACCAAAAAGAAGAATAGCCACCAACAGATCATTGAGGACTTTGAGAACCTCCGTACCGATGTGCTGGTGGGCACCCAGATGGTAACCAAGGGCCTGGACTTTGAGCACGTGAGCTTGGTGGGCATCCTGAGCGCCGACAGCATCATCCATTTCCCGGACTTCAGGGCGCATGAGCGAGCGTTCCAGTTGTTTGTGCAGGTGAGTGGCCGGGCCGGAAGAAAAGGAAAGGCGGGCAAAGTATTGATTCAGACCGCCAATCCCAACCAACCCATCTTCCAGAAGGTGATGGAGAACGACTACATGGGCTTGTACACCCAGGAGATTGCCGAGCGTCAGAAGTTCCGGTATCCGCCGTTTGTGCGCATGATCATGCTCACCATTAAGCACCCAGAGGCCCGTCCGGCTGAGAATGCTGCCATTGCCTTGGCCAAGGAACTCACAGACCGCCTAGGACCTAAATCTGTGCTTGGACCCGAGGCGCCTCACATCTTCAAAATCAGGAATCAGTTCTTGCAGGAAATCCATATTAAGCTGGACCGGGACAGCGGCAACTTAAAGGTGACCAAACAGCAAATACAAGAAGCAGTCTTCCAAGTAGTGCAGAATAAGGAGTTCAAGAACACGCGCGTAGTCATTGACGTGGATCCGGCGTAA
- a CDS encoding nitrite reductase (NAD(P)H) small subunit, whose protein sequence is MEWIKIFDSEASAKATIPFTKARAVVVQGREICVAHTAAGLFAVDNVCPHLGDALSRGTTNYLNEIICPWHSYRFHLQTGEECRGRTQPLKRYALEIREDGVYVEMPAKAPA, encoded by the coding sequence ATGGAATGGATTAAAATCTTTGACAGTGAGGCCAGTGCCAAGGCCACTATTCCCTTTACCAAAGCCAGAGCCGTGGTAGTGCAGGGCCGGGAGATTTGCGTAGCCCACACCGCCGCCGGTTTGTTTGCCGTAGACAACGTCTGTCCGCACCTAGGTGATGCCCTCAGCCGCGGCACCACCAACTACCTCAATGAGATCATCTGCCCCTGGCACAGCTACCGCTTCCATCTGCAAACCGGCGAAGAATGCCGCGGCCGCACCCAGCCCTTAAAAAGATATGCACTGGAGATTAGAGAAGACGGCGTCTACGTAGAAATGCCCGCCAAAGCGCCTGCTTAA
- a CDS encoding M14 family metallopeptidase, protein MINFRSKCGLLLALFLCWAQLSSAQTMQTPEQFLGYKLGDQFTFHSRLVDYVTHLAAQNPAKMRLQTYGKTYENRPLLLATISSPANMQRLEEIRTNNLKNAGLMPGQPTGGKQPAIVWLSYNIHGNESVSSEAVLQVLHDLLDPNNAQTQKWLENTVVILDPCVNPDGRERYAQWYNRVRNQQPNASPWAWEHNEPWPGGRPNHYYFDLNRDWAWQTQIESKQRGVVYNQWMPQLHADFHEQGVDNPYYFAPSAKPYHDAITKWQREFQNVMGEYNRKYFDKNNWLYFTRESFDLFYPSYGDTWPTYQGAIAMTYEQGGSGRAGVVIQKSDGDSLTLGQRIAHHYTASLATVEAMSDKHDQVVKEFKKFFSESQTKPFGTYRSYVFKMKGEEGRLRDFTDYLDRQQIKYGYASSSGSAKGFNYQNGKTESVKYEAGDLVISSYQPKSTLLNVLFDPNARLEDSVTYDITAWALPYAYGLKGAAFTSRVSMKDAKPATAVTNTVTNGAYAYLAHWNGMQDMKFLAALLKAKIRVRYSEVPFVLNNETYAPGSLIITRTGNENLGTAFDQRVTKAADSLGIKVTASTTGFVTSGGDFGSSKIRYIKAPRVALLTGEGVSPYGFGEIWHFFEQQLGYPVTVLGNDYFGNVPLHEFDVLILPTGNYGRILEERNLNKVKDWVRAGGRLIALENAANFLADKPDFSLKKKAADSTAAKKAPTEADLKKYANRERESISEEVQGSVFRVALDNTHPLAFGYGSIYNALVRTNSLPHFMKDGWNVGVVKEPTSASGFVGANVTDKLENSLVLGVQEMGRGQVVYLLDNPLFRGFWQGGKLMFGNAVFMVGQ, encoded by the coding sequence ATGATAAATTTCCGCAGCAAGTGTGGGTTGTTGCTCGCCTTGTTTCTGTGCTGGGCGCAGCTAAGCAGTGCCCAAACCATGCAAACCCCTGAGCAGTTTCTGGGCTACAAGCTAGGCGACCAGTTTACCTTCCACAGCCGTCTGGTGGACTACGTGACGCATCTGGCCGCGCAGAATCCAGCCAAGATGAGGTTGCAGACCTACGGTAAAACCTATGAGAATAGACCATTGCTGTTGGCAACCATATCATCACCAGCCAACATGCAGCGCCTGGAGGAGATTAGAACTAACAACTTGAAGAATGCTGGGCTTATGCCTGGTCAGCCTACGGGTGGCAAGCAGCCGGCCATTGTGTGGTTGAGTTACAATATCCATGGCAATGAGTCAGTGAGTTCTGAGGCGGTGCTGCAGGTGTTGCATGACTTGCTGGATCCTAACAACGCCCAGACCCAGAAGTGGCTGGAGAACACCGTGGTCATCCTGGACCCATGCGTGAATCCAGACGGCCGTGAGCGCTACGCGCAGTGGTACAACCGCGTAAGAAACCAACAGCCCAATGCCTCGCCGTGGGCCTGGGAGCACAATGAACCGTGGCCCGGCGGACGACCTAACCATTACTACTTTGACCTGAACCGCGACTGGGCTTGGCAGACGCAAATTGAATCTAAGCAGCGTGGCGTAGTCTATAACCAATGGATGCCGCAATTGCACGCAGACTTCCATGAGCAGGGCGTTGACAACCCATATTACTTCGCGCCGTCGGCTAAGCCCTACCATGACGCCATCACCAAATGGCAGCGTGAGTTCCAGAACGTGATGGGCGAATACAACCGCAAATACTTTGACAAAAACAACTGGCTGTATTTTACCCGCGAGAGCTTTGACCTTTTCTACCCAAGCTATGGCGACACTTGGCCCACCTACCAGGGCGCCATTGCCATGACCTATGAGCAAGGAGGTTCTGGCCGGGCAGGCGTGGTCATTCAGAAATCTGACGGAGACAGCCTGACTTTGGGCCAGCGCATTGCCCACCATTACACCGCCAGCTTAGCCACCGTAGAGGCCATGTCTGACAAGCACGACCAAGTGGTGAAGGAATTCAAAAAGTTCTTCTCTGAGAGTCAGACTAAGCCGTTTGGCACCTACCGCAGCTATGTGTTTAAGATGAAAGGCGAAGAAGGGCGTTTGCGTGATTTCACGGATTACCTAGACCGTCAACAGATTAAATATGGGTACGCCAGCAGTTCTGGAAGTGCCAAAGGATTCAACTACCAAAACGGAAAAACGGAGAGCGTCAAATATGAGGCCGGTGATTTGGTCATTAGCAGCTACCAACCTAAATCTACCTTGCTCAACGTCTTGTTTGACCCCAACGCGCGGTTAGAGGATTCTGTGACCTATGACATCACGGCCTGGGCCTTACCCTATGCCTATGGCTTAAAAGGCGCGGCCTTTACCTCAAGAGTTAGCATGAAGGACGCAAAGCCAGCCACGGCAGTCACCAATACCGTCACCAACGGCGCGTATGCGTACCTGGCCCATTGGAACGGTATGCAAGACATGAAATTCCTGGCGGCCTTGCTCAAAGCGAAGATACGCGTTCGCTATTCTGAGGTGCCGTTTGTCCTGAACAATGAAACTTACGCACCAGGCTCTTTAATTATCACCAGAACCGGCAATGAAAACTTAGGCACTGCCTTCGACCAGCGTGTCACCAAAGCCGCCGATTCTCTGGGCATCAAAGTTACCGCCAGCACCACCGGGTTTGTGACCAGCGGCGGGGACTTCGGGTCTAGCAAGATCAGGTACATCAAAGCCCCAAGAGTAGCCTTATTGACCGGAGAGGGCGTGAGTCCTTACGGTTTTGGGGAGATCTGGCATTTCTTTGAGCAGCAGTTGGGCTATCCGGTGACGGTGCTGGGCAATGACTACTTCGGTAATGTGCCGTTGCATGAGTTTGACGTGCTCATCTTACCAACCGGCAACTACGGCCGTATTCTGGAAGAGAGGAACCTCAACAAAGTTAAAGACTGGGTGCGCGCCGGCGGCAGATTGATTGCCCTGGAGAACGCCGCCAATTTCTTAGCCGACAAACCAGACTTCTCGCTTAAGAAAAAAGCCGCGGATTCAACGGCTGCCAAAAAAGCGCCTACAGAGGCCGATTTGAAAAAGTACGCCAACCGGGAGCGTGAGTCCATCTCTGAAGAAGTGCAAGGTTCTGTATTTAGAGTGGCCCTGGACAATACCCATCCACTGGCCTTCGGCTACGGAAGTATTTACAATGCACTGGTACGCACCAACAGCTTGCCGCACTTTATGAAAGACGGCTGGAACGTAGGCGTAGTCAAAGAGCCAACCTCAGCCTCAGGGTTTGTGGGCGCTAACGTCACCGATAAACTTGAAAACAGCCTGGTGCTGGGCGTGCAGGAAATGGGCCGCGGCCAAGTTGTTTATCTGCTGGACAACCCACTGTTCAGAGGCTTCTGGCAGGGAGGTAAGCTCATGTTCGGGAATGCCGTGTTTATGGTAGGCCAGTAA